From a region of the Synechococcus sp. PCC 7335 genome:
- a CDS encoding glycosyltransferase, with translation MNQRKLVAPSGMANITILTIGSRGDIQPYCAIALGLMRKGHNVTLAGSSNFASFAACFNIPFLSVSGNFKTLLSSPIGLDLLEGDSVRLIDDELLWQQMSDAWNACKDSELIVFSPITLWGYHIAEALGVPGILATLLPTAQTRAFPFLKFSQRTDGLIRGLGNLLSYRLVKLLLWRRYAEIINRFRKEVLNLPQISSPFGPSYRYSSGLRMPVVNCYSPAVIPPPPDWGNFVHQAGYCFLDTADSFNPPLALQTFLDKGPKPFYVGFGSMIPRHPQRLAQTIISALAVTGQRAILCSGWGEVSTAELPDSIYLLKEVPHDWLFPKVVAAIHHGGGGTTAATLRAGIPSIVVSFFADQPIWGEQLEQLGVSPATHLQMELTSDRLAKSIRSIVASERFSKRAQQLQAQIEQENGVDSVVSIVESYLPS, from the coding sequence GTGAACCAGAGAAAGTTGGTAGCACCAAGCGGTATGGCAAACATCACTATTTTGACAATTGGCTCTCGCGGCGACATTCAGCCCTACTGTGCCATTGCGCTTGGTCTGATGAGGAAAGGACACAACGTGACTTTGGCAGGCAGTTCTAACTTCGCTAGCTTCGCTGCTTGCTTCAACATCCCCTTCTTATCTGTTTCAGGAAACTTTAAGACGCTACTAAGTTCACCAATCGGACTTGATCTGCTTGAAGGAGATAGCGTGAGACTAATTGACGATGAGCTTCTATGGCAACAAATGTCTGATGCATGGAATGCCTGTAAAGACAGCGAACTGATTGTGTTCTCGCCCATAACCCTTTGGGGATACCACATCGCAGAAGCACTAGGAGTTCCGGGAATACTAGCAACTTTACTTCCTACCGCGCAGACAAGAGCGTTTCCCTTCTTGAAGTTTTCGCAGCGCACCGACGGGTTGATACGAGGGTTAGGCAACCTGCTTAGCTACCGTTTGGTAAAACTTCTTCTCTGGCGTCGCTATGCCGAAATTATCAATCGTTTCAGAAAAGAGGTACTGAACTTACCCCAAATATCATCTCCGTTTGGTCCTAGCTATCGGTACTCTTCTGGTCTACGAATGCCTGTGGTCAACTGCTACAGCCCGGCAGTCATTCCTCCGCCTCCAGACTGGGGCAACTTCGTTCATCAAGCTGGATACTGCTTTCTAGATACCGCAGACTCGTTTAATCCACCCTTAGCATTACAAACCTTTCTCGACAAAGGCCCTAAGCCATTTTATGTCGGTTTTGGCAGTATGATTCCACGTCATCCCCAACGGCTAGCACAGACTATTATCTCTGCGCTAGCTGTAACTGGGCAAAGAGCCATATTGTGTTCTGGCTGGGGAGAAGTTAGCACGGCAGAGCTACCTGATTCTATATACCTGCTCAAAGAAGTGCCGCATGACTGGCTCTTTCCCAAAGTGGTTGCAGCTATTCACCATGGCGGCGGTGGAACGACCGCTGCGACTTTGAGAGCTGGCATTCCTTCTATTGTTGTTTCGTTCTTTGCTGACCAGCCCATCTGGGGAGAGCAACTCGAACAGCTTGGTGTTAGTCCTGCGACTCATCTTCAAATGGAGCTAACCAGCGATCGCCTAGCGAAGAGTATTCGAAGCATCGTTGCAAGTGAACGTTTTTCCAAACGAGCGCAGCAGCTACAAGCCCAGATTGAGCAAGAGAATGGTGTAGACAGTGTCGTCTCGATTGTTGAATCTTATCTTCCCTCCTAG
- a CDS encoding sensor histidine kinase KdpD — MTCRIHAGLAPEPSEEPEEALIQLLEHIRSVLISLLSYRLQPSLSTIQIGIETLTEGDTMPAQAQRQVMELALSELYGLRESVEGFLDYFTQIWSMTINFVQRCSDQDVSFYLSALFESLPAGIVAYQPWVTTIRLRLAPFLEKMMRQRNGVVSLARSRQLALLEQERRQVLAIVNHELRTPFSTLQVCLESLKEEDNLSIENRQTLLEVACTDLARLCLLVRDIDLLCRLKAGQICFQTELLDPRDTLQVALSSFLTQTPEIVLSKLRVEWAAQLSSVWVYGDRMGEVVKRLLENAFRFTATGEVKVDVQVVSSADAETDSPSDSTASMLKVCVSDTGRGIGTDKLARVFDCFYQEEAYLQRTKGGLGLGLTICRSLVEGMGGTIWAESSGQEQGSQVCFTLPVYAVP; from the coding sequence TTGACCTGTCGAATACATGCAGGACTTGCGCCTGAGCCTTCTGAAGAACCAGAGGAAGCGCTGATTCAGCTTTTAGAGCATATCCGCAGTGTCCTGATCTCATTGCTGAGCTATCGGCTTCAGCCTTCTCTATCGACGATTCAAATCGGCATAGAAACCCTGACTGAGGGGGATACGATGCCTGCTCAGGCGCAGCGTCAGGTCATGGAGCTAGCGTTGAGTGAACTCTATGGGCTACGTGAGTCGGTCGAAGGTTTTCTTGATTACTTCACGCAGATATGGTCAATGACCATAAATTTCGTTCAGAGGTGCTCTGACCAGGATGTCAGTTTCTATCTGAGCGCATTGTTTGAATCGTTACCTGCCGGTATTGTGGCGTATCAACCTTGGGTGACGACAATTCGACTACGGCTAGCTCCTTTCTTAGAGAAGATGATGCGGCAGCGCAACGGTGTTGTGAGTCTTGCGCGCAGTCGGCAGCTGGCGCTGTTAGAACAAGAACGGCGACAGGTGTTAGCGATTGTGAATCATGAACTGCGGACGCCGTTCTCAACGTTGCAAGTTTGCCTAGAATCGCTAAAAGAGGAGGATAACCTCTCCATAGAGAACCGTCAGACGCTTTTGGAAGTTGCCTGTACGGATTTAGCCCGACTTTGCTTGTTGGTGCGTGATATTGATTTGTTGTGTCGTCTCAAGGCAGGACAGATCTGCTTTCAAACAGAATTGCTAGATCCGAGGGATACGTTACAGGTGGCGCTCAGCAGCTTTCTAACGCAGACGCCTGAGATAGTGCTATCCAAGCTTCGGGTCGAGTGGGCTGCTCAGCTATCTTCTGTTTGGGTCTATGGTGACCGGATGGGGGAAGTGGTGAAACGGCTGCTGGAGAATGCATTTCGCTTCACGGCGACCGGCGAAGTCAAAGTGGACGTTCAGGTCGTTAGCTCAGCGGACGCTGAGACTGACTCTCCGTCTGATTCAACGGCTTCTATGCTGAAGGTCTGCGTTTCAGATACCGGGCGGGGAATTGGAACGGATAAGTTAGCTCGTGTGTTTGATTGCTTCTATCAGGAAGAAGCTTATCTTCAGCGGACGAAAGGAGGACTGGGGCTGGGCTTGACGATTTGTCGCTCGCTGGTCGAGGGCATGGGGGGTACGATCTGGGCGGAGTCTTCTGGTCAGGAGCAGGGTAGCCAGGTATGCTTCACGTTACCTGTGTACGCTGTGCCGTAG
- the psbA gene encoding photosystem II q(b) protein — protein MVSTTTTLQRSENASLWEQFCQWVTSTENRLYVGWFGVLMIPTLLAATACFVIAFIAAPPVDIDGIREPVAGSLMYGNNIISGAVVPSSNAIGLHFYPIWEAASLDEWLYNGGPYQLVIFHFLIGVFCYMGREWELSYRLGMRPWICVAYSAPVAAATAVFLIYPLGQGSFSDGMPLGISGTFNFMLVFQAEHNILMHPFHMLGVAGVFGGSLFSAMHGSLVTSSLVRETTETESQNYGYKFGQEEETYNIVAAHGYFGRLIFQYASFNNSRSLHFLLGAWPVVGIWFTALGISTMAFNLNGFNFNQSIIDSQGRVIGSWADVLNRANLGMEVMHERNAHNFPLDLAAGEAAPVALTAPSINA, from the coding sequence ATGGTTTCTACTACAACTACTCTTCAACGAAGCGAAAATGCTTCCTTGTGGGAGCAGTTCTGTCAGTGGGTTACCAGCACCGAGAACCGCCTCTATGTAGGTTGGTTCGGCGTGTTGATGATCCCGACTTTGCTTGCTGCTACAGCTTGTTTCGTAATTGCGTTCATCGCAGCACCCCCCGTCGACATCGACGGTATCCGTGAGCCGGTGGCTGGTTCACTGATGTACGGCAACAACATCATCTCTGGTGCGGTTGTGCCTTCATCTAACGCGATCGGTCTGCACTTCTACCCTATCTGGGAAGCAGCTTCTCTAGACGAGTGGCTCTACAACGGCGGCCCTTACCAGTTGGTTATCTTCCACTTCCTCATCGGCGTCTTCTGCTACATGGGTCGTGAGTGGGAACTATCCTACCGGTTGGGTATGCGTCCCTGGATCTGTGTTGCTTATTCTGCGCCCGTCGCAGCGGCAACTGCAGTCTTCTTGATCTACCCGTTGGGTCAGGGTTCGTTCTCTGATGGGATGCCGTTGGGTATCTCCGGTACGTTCAACTTCATGTTGGTGTTCCAGGCAGAGCACAACATCTTGATGCATCCCTTCCACATGTTGGGTGTAGCGGGTGTATTCGGTGGTTCTTTGTTCTCAGCTATGCATGGTTCCTTGGTAACTTCTTCCTTGGTACGTGAGACTACAGAAACTGAGAGTCAGAACTACGGCTACAAGTTCGGACAGGAAGAAGAGACGTACAACATCGTTGCAGCGCACGGCTACTTCGGTCGTCTTATCTTCCAATACGCAAGTTTCAACAACAGCCGTAGCCTCCACTTCCTATTGGGTGCATGGCCAGTCGTTGGCATCTGGTTCACAGCGCTAGGTATTTCTACTATGGCGTTCAACCTGAACGGGTTCAACTTCAACCAGTCGATCATTGACTCACAGGGTCGTGTGATTGGTAGCTGGGCGGATGTATTGAACCGAGCTAACTTGGGTATGGAAGTAATGCACGAGCGCAATGCTCACAACTTCCCGCTCGATTTGGCCGCTGGTGAAGCAGCTCCTGTTGCTTTGACTGCTCCTTCTATCAACGCATAG
- a CDS encoding YHYH protein, producing MKPLQPMSFIVAIAILVFAGLLSACESKILTHSTTPPTPEAPAETAPSNVEQNLSVATDCATYQKAFELHLDSEAVNCSADFLEVAATGIPDLISEVSEDVPMVGIRSWIQRVLIPYDYQWRIPLSPTWLSEPTEASARGPIAVAVDGVPIFHYERRPDVSTSLDNHEQHNDTVTQGELDQCGGHAGQGEDYHYHYAPVCLMDKHSPDLPIAFCLERCTYLLR from the coding sequence ATGAAACCTCTACAGCCAATGTCTTTTATCGTAGCCATTGCGATCCTGGTGTTTGCTGGCCTGTTATCTGCATGCGAAAGTAAGATCCTTACTCACTCAACTACTCCGCCTACTCCAGAGGCGCCTGCCGAAACCGCTCCCTCTAACGTAGAACAAAACTTGTCAGTCGCAACAGACTGTGCAACCTATCAAAAGGCTTTCGAACTACACCTCGATTCTGAAGCAGTTAATTGCAGCGCTGATTTTCTTGAGGTAGCCGCGACAGGTATTCCTGATTTAATATCTGAAGTCAGTGAAGATGTACCGATGGTAGGCATCCGATCTTGGATACAAAGGGTTCTCATTCCCTACGATTACCAGTGGCGTATTCCTCTTTCTCCTACTTGGTTATCTGAACCTACTGAAGCCAGTGCGCGTGGGCCAATAGCGGTGGCAGTTGACGGCGTGCCAATTTTTCATTACGAGCGACGACCTGATGTCTCGACCTCGCTAGATAACCATGAGCAGCACAATGATACCGTTACCCAGGGCGAATTAGACCAGTGCGGCGGCCACGCAGGGCAAGGTGAAGATTATCACTATCACTACGCTCCGGTTTGCCTAATGGATAAGCATAGCCCTGACTTACCCATTGCCTTTTGTCTTGAACGGTGCACCTATCTATTACGGTGA
- a CDS encoding sulfotransferase family protein, translating into MAVSCILTAKDKKHFIGGDTMQSTNPINSPDSPHLNMLKDVEVAPIIILGDQRSGTTLLYKTLADTGCFNVVRAYHIIKYDEILSN; encoded by the coding sequence ATGGCTGTTTCTTGCATATTGACCGCTAAAGACAAAAAGCACTTCATCGGTGGTGATACAATGCAATCTACAAACCCAATAAATAGTCCTGATAGTCCGCATCTAAACATGCTGAAGGACGTTGAGGTCGCGCCTATCATCATTCTGGGAGATCAGCGCTCAGGAACAACACTGCTGTACAAAACGCTTGCTGACACAGGTTGCTTTAATGTGGTAAGAGCCTACCACATTATTAAGTATGACGAGATTCTGTCTAACTAA
- a CDS encoding MerR family transcriptional regulator: MSGLLKIGELAKQTGLSVRTLHYYDEIQLLVPSHRSESDHRLYSDRDIIRLQQILSLRQLGFSLSEIRNCLERPGYSLPQVIELHRHRLHEQISLSHTLLNRLNSIVKELETTQSVAVGNLIQTMETITMTTQYFTPEQQKVLDYRLREGEEEWQKILNGIRTEMNRNSALNSPSVRMLARRWLWSMKSFVQGDGEIYESLIKMYQREGNIATDWGMDSAAFDYILRAIFSMALGDVTNAAIPRHKIFTAQTQEVVRLGEIPIREINFDILGTECALLGILAEGKSIAARALTSVGVSYERVHPIVIKWLGTRPAPPEGTFPPTLPFAPRMKRVIELALDEAKQQEKSQIAPEHLLLAILEEYKEAPAPGGVATYILREELNMDLQALEQCLRVEIDSQSH, from the coding sequence ATGTCTGGCTTACTGAAGATTGGCGAGCTGGCTAAACAAACTGGCCTCTCGGTGCGGACGCTGCATTACTACGATGAGATTCAGCTACTAGTGCCTTCACACCGCAGTGAGTCTGACCATCGGCTGTATAGCGATCGCGATATCATCCGGCTACAGCAGATTTTGTCTTTACGACAGCTAGGTTTCTCGCTCAGCGAAATTCGTAATTGCTTGGAGCGTCCTGGCTATTCGCTGCCGCAAGTAATCGAACTGCATAGGCATCGCCTGCACGAACAGATTTCGCTATCCCATACGCTGCTTAATCGCCTGAACAGCATCGTCAAGGAGCTAGAAACCACTCAATCAGTTGCGGTTGGCAACCTAATTCAAACAATGGAGACCATCACAATGACCACTCAATATTTCACACCAGAACAACAAAAAGTACTTGACTATCGGCTTCGTGAAGGAGAAGAGGAATGGCAGAAAATACTGAACGGTATTCGAACTGAAATGAACCGAAATAGTGCCTTAAATAGTCCTTCCGTGCGAATGCTCGCCAGGCGCTGGCTGTGGAGTATGAAATCTTTTGTACAGGGGGATGGAGAAATCTATGAATCGCTAATAAAGATGTATCAGCGAGAGGGCAACATTGCCACAGATTGGGGAATGGACAGCGCCGCGTTTGACTATATTTTAAGAGCAATATTTTCGATGGCGCTAGGCGACGTGACAAATGCGGCTATCCCACGACACAAGATCTTCACCGCGCAGACGCAGGAAGTCGTTCGTTTGGGTGAAATTCCGATCCGAGAGATAAATTTCGACATATTAGGAACAGAATGTGCTCTACTTGGAATACTAGCGGAAGGAAAAAGCATTGCCGCAAGAGCGCTTACCTCAGTCGGCGTTAGCTACGAGCGCGTACACCCTATTGTCATCAAGTGGCTAGGAACTCGTCCGGCTCCTCCTGAAGGTACTTTCCCCCCAACGCTGCCCTTCGCTCCTAGAATGAAAAGAGTGATTGAGTTAGCGCTAGATGAGGCAAAGCAGCAGGAAAAATCGCAGATTGCACCAGAGCATCTACTCCTAGCCATATTAGAAGAATACAAAGAAGCGCCTGCACCTGGCGGCGTAGCAACCTATATACTCAGAGAAGAACTTAATATGGACTTGCAGGCACTAGAGCAGTGTCTTAGAGTGGAAATTGATAGTCAGTCGCACTAG
- a CDS encoding transposase family protein: protein MEAYGHSKSTWLKTFLSLPSGIPSHDTIARVFALLDD from the coding sequence ATCGAAGCCTATGGCCATAGCAAGTCAACCTGGCTTAAAACGTTCCTCAGCCTGCCGAGCGGCATTCCATCGCATGACACGATTGCCAGGGTGTTTGCGCTGCTAGACGATTGA
- a CDS encoding AAA family ATPase, giving the protein MKWIAVSNTKGGVGKSTVSLSLARVNPTFSTECKCLGMKG; this is encoded by the coding sequence ATGAAATGGATAGCAGTCTCAAACACGAAGGGAGGTGTAGGGAAAAGCACAGTATCTCTATCTTTAGCTCGGGTGAATCCCACCTTTTCAACTGAGTGTAAATGCTTAGGCATGAAGGGCTGA